Genomic segment of Rhodocaloribacter litoris:
GAGCTGCGTCTACATCCTGCTGGCCGACCTCGTACTGGCCGCCACGCTGCTCTCCTGACCGTCCTTCCGCCCCGGCATGATCGAAGTCGACCACATATACAAGAGCTTCAACGGCAAATCCGTGCTCGAGGACGTCTCGCTGACGATCCACGACGGCGAGACGCTGGCGATCATCGGGCGCAGCGGCTCGGGCAAGAGCGTGCTGATGAAACACCTGATCGGCCTGCTCAAACCGGACCGCGGCCGCGTCCTGGTCGACGGCGTGGACATCGACGCGATCTCCTATGACGAGCTCCGGCAAATCCGTCGCCAGTTCGGGGTACTCTTCCAGGGTGGGGCCCTCTTCGACTCGATGAACGCCTTCGAGAACGTGGCCTTCCCGCTGCGTACCTTCACGAACATGAGCGAGTCCGAGATCCGTCGCGAGGTGCAGCAATGCCTGGAGATGGTCCAGCTTCCGGACGTCGGGTCGAAGATGCCGGCCGAGCTTTCCGGCGGGATGCGCAAGCGGGTGGCTCTGGCCCGCGCCGTGGCCCTGCGGCCCCGCTACGTGATTTACGATGAGCCGACGAGCGGCCTCGACCCGGAGACCTCGAACACCATCGACGAACTGATCAAGAGCCTCACCGACCAGTTGCACATGACCAACATCGTCGTCACGCACGACATGCATTCGGTGCTCTCGATTGCCGACCGGGCCGCTTTCATCTACCAGGGCCGGATGCACTGGGTCGGCACGGTCGAGGAGTTGCACGAGAGTGACGACGACGTGCTGCTGCGTTTCGTACGGGCCAACGAGTACCAGATCGGCCGTCCCTCGGCCCTGCGTACCGGTTGAGCCACCGTCGGGCGGATACGTCCCCCTCCCCCGTTCACCCTTACGCGGACATCAATGCGATACGCGAAAGAGCTCAAAGTCGGCCTGTCCATCCTGATCGCCGCGGTGATCTTCATCCTGGGCGTCCGTTTCTTCGAGGATCTGCCGCTGTTCCGGGGCACGATGAGCCTGGAGACGGCCTTCGAGAACGCCGGCGGCCTCATCGCCGGCAACACCGTACGGATCAACGGGGTCGTCGTCGGTTCGGTGGATGAGGTCCGGCTCGACCCGGCTTCGAACCGGGTCCGCGTGCGCTTCCACGTCGACAGCGGCATCAAGGTGCCCGAGGGCTCACGCACCCGGATCTCCGGCTTCGACGCCCTGAACGTCGTCCGGCTGGACCTGCTGCTCGGCCCGCCCGGGAACCCGCCCATCCCGGAGGGCGGCTTCGTCCCGAGCGAGACCGGCACGGACCTGCTCGGCACGCTGACCGACCGCGCCCCGGCCCTCGTCGACCGCGTCGACAGCGTCCTCGTGGGCCTCGATGCCACGCTCACCGGCACACGCGCCCTGCTCAACGATCCCGGAAGCGACCTCCGGCAGACGCTGGCCGCCCTGCGCACCAGCCTCGGCACCCTGAACGCCTTCCTCCGCTCCGAGCAGGGCCGGATGCGCCGGGTCCTCGAGAACACCGAGGCCCTCACGGCCGGCCTCAACGACGTCGTCGCCGAACAGGGCGACTCCCTCGGCGTCGTCGTGCACAACCTCAACGGCGTGCTCGCCCGGCTCGACCGCAACCTGGCCGCCTTCGAGTCCACCACGGCCGCCCTCGACGAGGTCATCGCCCGCCTCAACCGGGGGGAGGGCACCCTGGGCCGCCTCCTGGCCGACGATACCCTCTACTTCAAGCTCGACGCCACCCTCACCAACCTGAACAACCTGGTGACGGAGTTCCAGGCGCACCCGCGTAAATACCTGCGCGAGTTAAAGCTGATCGATATCTTCTGAGTCCCGCCGCTACCCGTACACGAAAACACCCCCGAGGTCAAACGCGACGTGCCGATGCCCTCCTACGACGACGCGCTGACGCTTTTCCACGAATGGACGCAGGGGGAGAGCCTGCGGCGCCATGCCTATGCCGTGGAGGCGGCCATGGGCCACTACGCACGCCTCTTTGGCGAGGACGAGACGCTCTGGCGCATCACCGGGCTGCTGCACGACATGGACTACGAGCGGCACCCGACGCCCGAGGAACACCCGTATGTGGGCACGCGGGTGCTGCGCGCGGCGGGCTACCCGGACGAGGTGATCGAGGCCATCCTGGGACACGCCGAGTACACCGGCACCCCGCGCACGACGCGCCTGGCCAAAACCCTCTTTGCCGTGGACGAGCTGGCCGGCTTCATCACGGCGGTGGCCTACGTCCGCCCGACCGGGCTGGCGGACCTGACGCCGAAATCGGTCAAGAAGAAACTCAAGGACAAGGCCTTCGCCGCCGCGGTCAGCCGGGAGGACATCCGCCGGGGCGCCGAGGAACTGGGCCTCGACCTGGACACCCACATCGCCAACGTCATCGCCGGGATGCAGGCCGACGCCGAACGGCTCGGCTTCGGGTGAGCCCCCCGGCGGAACGCAGGCCGTCGTGCGCTCGTCCGTAGACACGACGTTCCCCGCACGACGTGCAGCACGCCATCGTATGCCCCAGGAGCCTTCATCCCCGCCCCCCGTCCCGGAGCCGGACACCCCGGAACCGGCGGTGCCCGCCGCCTCGGTTCCCGAAGCCCGGGAGATCACCCGGGCGCGGGCACGGGATCTGCGGGACCTCCTGGCCCGGTACGTCCGCCGCCACCTGCCTCCGAGGCCCCCCGCCCACCCCCGCATCGAGGAACCACCCCGGCTCGTGGGCACCCACGCCCGGCTGCTGCCCTTCCTTCGCCTCGTCCCCCTTCTGCTCGCCCTGCTCTTCGG
This window contains:
- a CDS encoding ABC transporter ATP-binding protein → MIEVDHIYKSFNGKSVLEDVSLTIHDGETLAIIGRSGSGKSVLMKHLIGLLKPDRGRVLVDGVDIDAISYDELRQIRRQFGVLFQGGALFDSMNAFENVAFPLRTFTNMSESEIRREVQQCLEMVQLPDVGSKMPAELSGGMRKRVALARAVALRPRYVIYDEPTSGLDPETSNTIDELIKSLTDQLHMTNIVVTHDMHSVLSIADRAAFIYQGRMHWVGTVEELHESDDDVLLRFVRANEYQIGRPSALRTG
- a CDS encoding MlaD family protein, which encodes MRYAKELKVGLSILIAAVIFILGVRFFEDLPLFRGTMSLETAFENAGGLIAGNTVRINGVVVGSVDEVRLDPASNRVRVRFHVDSGIKVPEGSRTRISGFDALNVVRLDLLLGPPGNPPIPEGGFVPSETGTDLLGTLTDRAPALVDRVDSVLVGLDATLTGTRALLNDPGSDLRQTLAALRTSLGTLNAFLRSEQGRMRRVLENTEALTAGLNDVVAEQGDSLGVVVHNLNGVLARLDRNLAAFESTTAALDEVIARLNRGEGTLGRLLADDTLYFKLDATLTNLNNLVTEFQAHPRKYLRELKLIDIF
- a CDS encoding HDIG domain-containing metalloprotein; the encoded protein is MPSYDDALTLFHEWTQGESLRRHAYAVEAAMGHYARLFGEDETLWRITGLLHDMDYERHPTPEEHPYVGTRVLRAAGYPDEVIEAILGHAEYTGTPRTTRLAKTLFAVDELAGFITAVAYVRPTGLADLTPKSVKKKLKDKAFAAAVSREDIRRGAEELGLDLDTHIANVIAGMQADAERLGFG